A genomic window from Gymnodinialimonas ceratoperidinii includes:
- a CDS encoding glycosyltransferase family 2 protein, translating to MDGDAPHVSRLPSQRNSEAPSSDAALSPAVSTPDAPLRKSVHQTPGEPTRLRSVLVDRGLADNAQLDAAEAAMRGTQLSLGQVLTARGIISEAELLSALTQIYGVGIADLSTDVPDPTLAQHLPASSAITAEAVVWKNAGSALVVATARPDRLQDLHALMPEDQRIVTVLAARQQILDAQRVLYGGALARAAEGRAPERISCRSWRSDALSRYILAAALCLVSLYLLVPQALVVGLIGFSILIYMANCTLKFSAFAQALRGATGPPPAASSEPRFLHQPTVTLLVPLLREPEVAGALVDRLRRINYPRERLDVILVVEADDPLTLAALRGRSLPAWMRAVIVPSGSPQTKPRALNYALNYARGDIVGIYDAEDRPEPDQISRVVQRFGEVPPTVACLQGQLDYYNARHNWLSRLFTVEYAAWFRVLLPGVQRMGLVVPLGGTTVFLRRNVLEEVGAWDAHNVTEDAELGLRLTRAGYATEIVETTTFEEANAAALPWIKQRSRWLKGYLMTWGAAMRRPAVLRAELGPWRFWWLQIQFGGAVLGFLTAPLLWSFMLKPFGVWHPMDVVMSPFAYGVLATIMLTGLFGSVAISIYACRVAHLRHLRPITPLVEPYYLFGTIAAWIGLFELMARPFFWAKTTHGNFGAAKLGNLDETVRAGDDQLRCASSRRRT from the coding sequence GTGGACGGGGATGCGCCCCATGTCAGCCGGCTCCCGAGCCAGAGGAACTCCGAGGCCCCATCCTCGGACGCGGCCCTTTCGCCTGCCGTATCCACGCCTGACGCGCCCCTGCGGAAGAGCGTCCATCAGACACCAGGCGAGCCGACCCGCCTGCGGTCCGTGCTGGTCGACCGCGGGCTGGCGGATAACGCGCAACTCGATGCCGCCGAAGCCGCCATGCGCGGCACGCAGTTGTCGCTCGGCCAGGTCCTCACCGCGCGCGGGATCATCAGCGAAGCGGAGCTGCTTTCGGCCCTGACGCAGATCTATGGCGTCGGCATCGCCGATCTCTCGACCGATGTGCCGGACCCGACCCTCGCGCAGCATCTCCCCGCGAGTTCAGCGATCACGGCGGAGGCGGTGGTCTGGAAAAACGCCGGCTCCGCGCTTGTGGTGGCCACGGCGCGACCGGACCGGTTGCAGGACCTCCACGCGCTGATGCCGGAGGACCAGCGCATCGTCACGGTGCTGGCCGCGCGCCAGCAGATCCTCGACGCGCAACGTGTCCTCTACGGTGGGGCGCTCGCCCGCGCGGCCGAGGGACGCGCGCCGGAGCGGATTTCCTGCCGCTCGTGGCGCAGTGATGCGCTAAGCCGCTACATCCTCGCCGCCGCCCTGTGCCTAGTGTCGCTCTACCTGCTGGTGCCTCAGGCGCTTGTCGTCGGGCTCATCGGCTTCTCGATCTTGATCTACATGGCCAATTGCACGCTGAAGTTCTCGGCCTTCGCGCAGGCGCTGCGCGGCGCGACGGGTCCGCCCCCCGCTGCCTCGTCCGAGCCGCGCTTCCTGCATCAGCCGACGGTCACGCTTCTGGTGCCGCTCCTGCGTGAGCCGGAGGTCGCAGGCGCGCTTGTCGATCGGCTGCGGCGGATCAACTACCCGCGCGAGAGGCTCGACGTGATCCTTGTGGTGGAGGCGGATGATCCGCTGACCCTCGCCGCCTTGCGCGGCCGGAGCCTGCCTGCGTGGATGCGCGCGGTCATCGTGCCAAGCGGCAGCCCGCAGACCAAGCCTCGGGCGCTGAACTACGCCCTGAACTACGCGCGCGGCGATATCGTGGGCATCTATGATGCCGAAGACCGACCCGAGCCGGATCAGATTAGCCGCGTCGTCCAGCGCTTTGGCGAGGTGCCTCCGACGGTGGCCTGCCTGCAGGGGCAGCTTGATTACTACAACGCGCGGCACAATTGGCTGAGCCGTCTGTTCACCGTCGAATACGCCGCGTGGTTCCGCGTGCTCCTGCCGGGTGTGCAGCGGATGGGACTGGTCGTGCCCCTTGGCGGAACCACGGTTTTCCTGCGCCGCAACGTGCTGGAGGAAGTCGGCGCCTGGGACGCGCACAACGTGACCGAGGACGCGGAGCTTGGCCTGCGCCTGACCCGCGCGGGCTATGCGACCGAGATTGTCGAGACCACGACATTCGAAGAGGCCAACGCCGCCGCCCTGCCCTGGATCAAGCAACGCTCGCGCTGGCTGAAAGGCTACCTGATGACCTGGGGCGCCGCGATGCGCCGCCCGGCCGTGCTGCGGGCGGAATTGGGCCCGTGGCGGTTCTGGTGGCTGCAGATCCAGTTCGGAGGCGCGGTTCTGGGGTTTCTTACCGCGCCCCTGTTATGGAGCTTCATGCTCAAGCCCTTCGGCGTCTGGCACCCGATGGACGTGGTGATGTCGCCCTTCGCCTATGGCGTGCTGGCCACCATCATGCTGACGGGGCTTTTCGGCTCTGTCGCGATTTCGATCTACGCCTGCCGTGTGGCGCATCTGCGGCATCTCCGGCCGATCACGCCGCTGGTCGAGCCGTACTACCTGTTCGGCACCATCGCCGCGTGGATCGGGCTGTTCGAGCTGATGGCGCGGCCGTTCTTCTGGGCCAAGACCACCCATGGAAATTTCGGCGCGGCGAAGCTCGGGAACCTGGACGAGACCGTCCGCGCAGGGGACGATCAACTGCGCTGCGCTTCCTCGCGAAGACGGACCTGA
- a CDS encoding GntR family transcriptional regulator: MSDVGQKDAYAMILEAIDGGVYRPGSRLVESELAERLGVSRTPIREALQRLETQSLLSRDGRSLIVASLDHAQMAELYVVRQELEGLAARLAAQHAAQEEIAVLYDMVEQDRALVGDPETLARANRRFHHQIHLASHNRYLVQQLDLVYRSMALMARTSLAAAGRGEDAMEEHAAIVDAIAARDGDRAASALKAHLSTAFQVRLREEAQRS; this comes from the coding sequence ATGAGTGACGTGGGGCAGAAGGACGCCTATGCAATGATCCTCGAGGCGATCGACGGCGGCGTCTACCGCCCCGGATCGCGCTTGGTGGAAAGCGAGTTGGCCGAGCGCCTTGGCGTCAGCCGCACCCCGATCCGCGAGGCGTTGCAGCGGCTCGAGACGCAATCGCTCCTGTCGCGGGATGGCCGGTCGCTGATCGTGGCGTCCCTCGATCATGCCCAGATGGCAGAGCTTTACGTCGTGCGTCAGGAACTCGAGGGGCTTGCCGCGCGCCTTGCTGCGCAACATGCCGCGCAGGAAGAGATCGCGGTGCTCTACGATATGGTCGAGCAGGACCGCGCGCTGGTGGGCGATCCCGAAACCCTCGCCCGCGCCAATCGGCGCTTCCACCACCAGATCCACCTCGCCTCCCACAACCGCTACCTCGTGCAGCAGCTGGACCTCGTCTATCGCTCCATGGCGCTCATGGCGCGCACCTCGCTGGCCGCCGCCGGTCGCGGGGAAGACGCAATGGAGGAGCATGCCGCCATCGTCGACGCCATCGCCGCGCGTGATGGAGACCGCGCGGCCTCGGCCCTGAAGGCGCATCTGTCGACGGCCTTTCAGGTCCGTCTTCGCGAGGAAGCGCAGCGCAGTTGA
- a CDS encoding pyrimidine 5'-nucleotidase: MAQLHDIETWVFDLDNTLYPPDMALFPQVNAKMAAYVCKVLGVTLAEANALRREYYLAHGTTLAGLMLHHGVDPDPYLLDVHNIDFSVLSPDPALAEAIKALPGRKIVYTNGTAPYAEAVAHARGLDGLFDAIYGVEHADYHPKPSAEAFDTVFGKVGLTPTRAAMFEDEARNLRVPHGLGLTTIHVAPVPEEDDFIHHGTDDLTGFLQNLPG, encoded by the coding sequence ATGGCACAATTGCACGACATCGAAACCTGGGTCTTCGACCTCGACAACACGCTCTATCCGCCCGACATGGCGCTGTTTCCGCAGGTGAACGCCAAGATGGCGGCCTATGTCTGCAAGGTTCTTGGCGTCACGCTGGCCGAGGCGAACGCGCTGCGCCGCGAATACTATCTCGCCCATGGAACGACGCTGGCCGGGCTGATGCTGCACCACGGGGTGGATCCCGATCCCTATCTGCTCGACGTGCACAACATTGATTTCTCGGTCCTGTCGCCAGACCCCGCGCTGGCAGAGGCGATCAAGGCGCTGCCCGGTCGCAAGATCGTCTACACCAACGGCACCGCGCCCTACGCCGAGGCCGTGGCGCACGCGCGCGGGCTCGATGGGCTTTTTGACGCCATCTACGGCGTCGAACACGCGGATTATCATCCCAAGCCGTCGGCCGAGGCCTTTGATACCGTCTTCGGGAAGGTCGGGCTGACGCCGACCCGCGCCGCGATGTTCGAGGATGAGGCCCGCAACCTGCGCGTGCCCCACGGCCTTGGCCTGACCACGATCCATGTCGCGCCGGTGCCTGAGGAAGATGATTTTATCCACCACGGCACGGACGATCTGACGGGTTTTCTGCAGAACCTGCCCGGCTAG
- a CDS encoding UbiH/UbiF family hydroxylase, which yields MSDVQDIDIFISGGGVAGLAATIAFAQAGFSTLCADPTPPVTLCDADGADLRTTAFLQPAQAFLDDIGIWPDLAPHATPLQVMRIVDAGGEEAEARASHDFDAADISDKPFGWNLPNWLLRREMVAHIATLPGAEFLPGVGTASVLTRQKETRVSLSDGRRLRAKLIVAADGRASPVREAMGIDVRTTRYGQKALAFAVTHGAPHRNVSTEIHRSGGPFTLVPLPDHNGQPCSAIVWMDRGAEIARLAALPEIAFEAEMTERSAGLYGPLKLASRRTVWPIISQVAERMAGERVALIAEAAHVVPPIGAQGLNMSLGDIAALLAIAQDRPADPGAAAGLDRYARARQLEVTARVTGIDALNRASMAEAQGLRDMRLQALNALYAVAPVRRLLMRAGLGATG from the coding sequence ATGAGTGACGTACAAGACATCGATATCTTCATCTCCGGCGGCGGCGTGGCCGGGCTGGCGGCCACGATTGCCTTCGCGCAGGCCGGGTTCTCGACCCTCTGCGCCGATCCGACCCCGCCGGTGACCCTGTGCGACGCGGACGGCGCAGACCTGCGCACGACGGCGTTTCTGCAACCGGCCCAAGCATTTCTGGACGACATCGGCATCTGGCCCGACCTCGCGCCCCATGCGACGCCGCTGCAAGTCATGCGGATCGTGGATGCCGGCGGCGAAGAGGCGGAAGCGCGCGCCAGCCATGATTTCGATGCCGCCGATATCTCGGACAAACCTTTCGGGTGGAACCTGCCGAACTGGTTGCTGCGCCGCGAGATGGTGGCGCATATCGCGACGCTGCCGGGGGCCGAGTTTCTGCCCGGTGTGGGCACGGCCTCAGTGCTGACGCGGCAGAAAGAGACCCGCGTGAGCCTGAGCGACGGCAGACGTCTGCGGGCGAAGCTGATCGTGGCGGCTGACGGCCGCGCCTCTCCGGTGCGCGAGGCCATGGGCATCGATGTGCGCACGACCCGGTACGGGCAGAAAGCGCTGGCCTTCGCGGTGACCCACGGGGCGCCGCACCGGAATGTCTCGACCGAAATTCATCGCAGCGGCGGGCCGTTTACCCTCGTGCCCCTGCCCGATCACAACGGGCAGCCCTGCTCGGCCATCGTCTGGATGGACCGAGGGGCAGAAATCGCGCGGCTGGCCGCCCTGCCCGAGATCGCGTTCGAGGCGGAGATGACCGAGCGTTCGGCGGGGCTCTACGGGCCCTTGAAGCTCGCCTCGCGGCGCACCGTCTGGCCGATCATCAGCCAAGTGGCGGAGCGCATGGCCGGCGAACGGGTGGCGCTCATTGCGGAGGCCGCCCACGTCGTGCCACCGATCGGCGCGCAGGGGTTGAACATGAGCCTTGGAGATATCGCGGCGCTTCTGGCCATCGCGCAGGACCGCCCGGCCGATCCCGGTGCGGCGGCCGGTCTCGACCGATACGCGCGGGCGCGGCAGCTAGAGGTGACGGCGCGGGTGACGGGCATTGACGCCTTGAACCGGGCGTCGATGGCCGAGGCGCAGGGGCTGCGCGACATGCGCTTGCAGGCGCTGAACGCGCTCTATGCCGTGGCCCCCGTGCGCCGCCTTCTCATGCGGGCGGGCCTTGGGGCGACGGGCTGA
- a CDS encoding aminotransferase class V-fold PLP-dependent enzyme gives MNALLDDIDPDGLLEYSVVFTDRSLNHMSASFQKVMTDISAMLKEVYNADAVALVPGGGSFGMEAVARQFAQGTDVLVVRNGWFSFRWSQILDAGGFAGEVTVMKARPSGNAPHSPYAPAPIEEVTAKIRESKPGIVFAPHVETSAGVILPDDYIKALAEAAHDVGALMVLDCIASGCVWVDMQETGVDVLLSAPQKGWSAQPCAGLVMMSDRALARMEETTSNSFAGDLKAWHKIMLAYENGGHAYLATMPTDALRVFRDTMQETRDYGFEKLKDAQWKLGNGARAMLKEKGIQSVAAEGFGAPGVVVSYTDDPEIKSGAKFAALGMQIAAGVPLAVDEPADFMTFRLGLFGLDKLYDVDAALERLQKALDQVYP, from the coding sequence ATGAACGCCCTGCTCGACGATATCGATCCCGATGGCCTGCTGGAATACTCGGTCGTCTTCACCGACCGCTCGCTCAACCACATGTCCGCCAGCTTCCAGAAGGTGATGACGGACATCTCCGCCATGCTCAAAGAGGTCTATAACGCCGATGCCGTGGCCCTCGTGCCCGGCGGCGGCTCCTTCGGGATGGAGGCAGTCGCCCGCCAGTTCGCGCAGGGCACCGACGTTCTGGTGGTGCGCAACGGCTGGTTCTCCTTCCGCTGGTCGCAGATCCTCGACGCAGGCGGTTTCGCAGGCGAGGTCACCGTGATGAAGGCGCGCCCTTCGGGCAATGCGCCCCATTCTCCCTATGCGCCGGCGCCGATCGAAGAGGTCACCGCCAAGATCCGTGAGTCCAAGCCCGGCATCGTCTTCGCTCCTCACGTGGAAACCTCGGCCGGCGTGATCCTGCCCGACGATTACATCAAGGCGCTCGCCGAAGCCGCCCACGACGTCGGCGCGCTGATGGTGCTCGATTGCATCGCCTCGGGCTGCGTCTGGGTCGACATGCAGGAAACCGGCGTCGACGTGCTGCTCTCCGCGCCGCAAAAAGGCTGGTCGGCGCAGCCTTGTGCCGGCCTCGTGATGATGTCCGACCGCGCGCTCGCGCGGATGGAGGAAACCACCTCGAACTCCTTCGCGGGCGACCTCAAGGCCTGGCACAAGATCATGCTGGCCTACGAGAACGGCGGCCACGCCTACCTCGCCACTATGCCGACCGACGCCCTGCGGGTGTTCCGCGACACGATGCAGGAAACCCGCGATTACGGTTTTGAGAAGCTGAAGGACGCCCAGTGGAAACTCGGCAACGGCGCCCGCGCCATGCTGAAGGAAAAGGGCATCCAGTCGGTCGCCGCCGAAGGGTTCGGCGCCCCGGGCGTGGTCGTCAGCTACACCGATGACCCCGAGATCAAATCCGGCGCCAAGTTCGCGGCGCTTGGCATGCAGATTGCCGCCGGTGTCCCGCTCGCCGTCGATGAGCCTGCCGATTTCATGACCTTCCGCCTCGGTCTGTTCGGCCTCGACAAACTCTACGACGTCGACGCCGCATTGGAGCGCCTGCAAAAGGCGCTGGATCAGGTCTACCCGTAA